From Planococcus halocryophilus, the proteins below share one genomic window:
- the trpS gene encoding tryptophan--tRNA ligase, with protein MKKKIFSGVQPTGTVTLGNYIGAFKQFTELQDEYDCIFCIVDQHAITMPQDRLELRKNIKALAALYLAVGIDPEKVTLFIQSEVPAHAQAGWMLQCVSTIGELERMTQYKDKSAKNASVLAGLLTYPPLMAGDILLYQTDIVPVGDDQKQHIELTRDLAERFNRKYNDIFTIPDIRIPKNGARIMSLQDPTKKMSKSDPNKKAIITLLDDLKTIEKKIKSAVTDSEGIVSYDPINKPGVANLLTIEAALTGESIDSLVSKYEGSGYGDFKSSVAQAVIHHLAPIQERYKTLLDSDELDTILDAGAEKANFLANKTLKKMENAMGLGRKRK; from the coding sequence ATGAAGAAGAAAATTTTTTCAGGCGTTCAGCCTACCGGTACGGTAACACTCGGAAACTACATAGGAGCTTTCAAGCAATTCACTGAATTACAAGATGAATATGATTGTATTTTTTGCATCGTTGATCAACACGCCATCACAATGCCTCAAGATCGATTGGAACTCCGTAAAAATATTAAGGCACTGGCTGCACTTTATCTTGCTGTTGGAATCGATCCAGAAAAAGTAACATTGTTTATCCAGTCAGAAGTTCCAGCGCACGCACAGGCCGGCTGGATGCTGCAATGCGTTTCGACCATCGGCGAACTCGAACGCATGACGCAATACAAAGATAAATCTGCTAAAAATGCCTCGGTTTTGGCCGGGCTATTAACATACCCACCTTTGATGGCAGGCGATATTCTATTGTATCAAACTGATATCGTGCCAGTTGGCGACGACCAAAAGCAACATATCGAGCTTACACGTGATTTAGCGGAGCGCTTTAACCGAAAATACAATGACATCTTTACGATTCCTGACATTCGCATTCCTAAAAATGGTGCACGTATTATGTCACTACAAGACCCTACCAAAAAAATGAGCAAGTCTGACCCGAACAAAAAAGCAATTATTACGTTGCTAGATGACTTGAAAACCATCGAAAAGAAAATCAAAAGTGCTGTAACCGATTCTGAAGGAATCGTTAGTTATGACCCTATTAATAAGCCTGGAGTAGCTAATCTATTGACAATCGAAGCTGCATTAACTGGTGAAAGTATTGATAGCTTAGTTTCGAAATATGAAGGTTCTGGCTATGGGGACTTTAAATCTTCTGTAGCACAAGCCGTTATACACCATTTAGCGCCTATTCAAGAGCGTTATAAGACATTACTAGATTCTGATGAATTAGATACTATTTTAGATGCAGGAGCCGAAAAAGCGAATTTCCTGGCGAATAAAACACTTAAGAAAATGGAAAATGCAATGGGTCTTGGCCGTAAAAGAAAATAA